A genomic window from Arthrobacter sp. FW305-BF8 includes:
- a CDS encoding flavin reductase family protein, which translates to MTTTATLSNDPGLFRSTVGRYASGITVITGQDDPGPIGFTCQSFYSVSVDPPLVSFSVMKTSTTYPRNRDRGKFAVNILSREQEGLSSQFARKGTDKWANVQWTPSKEGNPVLDGILAWLDCSIWAEHDAGDHLIILGRVLELGASENPVPDPLLYFQGQYRALLRPSAHN; encoded by the coding sequence ATGACAACGACCGCCACACTCAGCAACGACCCCGGCCTGTTCCGCAGCACCGTAGGTCGCTACGCCTCCGGGATCACTGTCATCACCGGCCAAGACGACCCAGGACCAATCGGGTTCACCTGTCAGTCGTTCTACAGCGTCTCGGTCGACCCGCCGCTCGTGTCGTTCAGCGTCATGAAAACCTCGACCACCTACCCGCGAAACCGCGACAGGGGAAAGTTTGCGGTCAACATTTTGTCCCGGGAGCAGGAAGGCTTGTCCAGCCAGTTCGCACGGAAAGGCACCGACAAATGGGCGAATGTCCAGTGGACTCCGTCCAAGGAGGGAAACCCCGTCCTTGACGGCATCCTTGCCTGGCTTGACTGCAGCATCTGGGCCGAGCACGATGCCGGCGACCACCTCATCATCCTCGGACGAGTCCTCGAACTCGGAGCGAGCGAGAACCCCGTTCCCGATCCGCTTCTCTATTTCCAAGGCCAGTACCGGGCGCTGCTGCGGCCTTCGGCACACAACTAG
- a CDS encoding NtaA/DmoA family FMN-dependent monooxygenase (This protein belongs to a clade of FMN-dependent monooxygenases, within a broader family of flavin-dependent oxidoreductases, the luciferase-like monooxygenase (LMM) family, some of whose members use coenzyme F420 rather than FMN.) gives MTVEGQMILGMHLGNGYGSQGSAWRAPGVDPANYTSFEAQVRYAKAAERGKFAFLFLPDFLALQGDVDRESPMITLEPMMTLAAIARETERIGLVATGSTTFNEPYNLARQFKALDVMSNGRAGWNAVTTSDPASAANFGQAIAPRPERYQRAQESIQIAQALWGSWRQDAWIKDTTTGRFADPAKIQPINMQGEYVASRGPLPIPPSEQGQPVIFSAGGGGNGMELAGRYANGVIGAVFTIEDARNQREAYREAARRAGRNPDEVKFFAGLMPAIASTKRAALDRRVALGEKIFPARVPYLGSMLGLTLDVTQLDKPLTPSQLAAAQASPFDPRSARALEVAREGWTVRDILAHGVIDYHPTPVGPPFAWPASSVGWSQ, from the coding sequence ATGACAGTGGAAGGACAGATGATCCTTGGCATGCACCTCGGCAACGGGTACGGCTCGCAGGGCTCCGCCTGGCGTGCGCCCGGCGTCGACCCTGCCAACTACACCAGCTTCGAAGCTCAGGTGCGCTACGCCAAGGCCGCGGAGCGCGGGAAGTTCGCCTTTTTGTTCCTGCCCGACTTCCTGGCTCTACAAGGCGACGTGGACCGCGAGTCGCCCATGATCACCCTCGAACCCATGATGACCCTGGCGGCTATCGCCCGTGAAACCGAGCGCATCGGCCTCGTGGCCACTGGCTCCACGACCTTCAACGAGCCCTACAACCTTGCCCGACAGTTCAAGGCTCTGGATGTCATGAGCAATGGCCGTGCCGGCTGGAACGCGGTGACCACCAGCGACCCTGCATCTGCGGCCAATTTCGGACAAGCCATCGCGCCTCGGCCGGAGCGTTACCAGCGCGCCCAGGAGTCAATTCAGATCGCCCAGGCGCTGTGGGGCAGCTGGCGGCAGGACGCGTGGATCAAGGACACGACGACCGGACGTTTCGCCGACCCGGCGAAGATCCAGCCAATCAACATGCAGGGAGAGTACGTCGCCTCCCGTGGACCGCTGCCCATCCCACCCTCCGAGCAGGGACAGCCGGTCATCTTCTCCGCCGGCGGAGGCGGGAACGGGATGGAACTGGCCGGGCGCTACGCCAACGGAGTCATCGGCGCGGTGTTCACTATTGAGGACGCACGCAACCAGCGCGAGGCATACCGCGAAGCAGCCCGTCGAGCAGGCCGCAATCCCGACGAGGTGAAGTTCTTCGCTGGACTAATGCCGGCTATCGCTTCCACCAAACGTGCCGCCCTGGACCGTCGTGTCGCACTCGGTGAAAAGATATTTCCGGCCCGTGTCCCGTACCTGGGTTCCATGCTGGGACTGACTCTGGACGTCACTCAGCTCGACAAGCCACTGACCCCCTCGCAGCTGGCCGCAGCCCAGGCCAGCCCCTTCGATCCCCGCTCCGCGCGTGCCCTGGAAGTCGCCAGGGAAGGGTGGACGGTTCGCGACATCCTCGCCCATGGAGTCATCGACTACCACCCCACCCCCGTCGGACCTCCTTTTGCATGGCCAGCATCATCTGTCGGGTGGTCACAATGA
- a CDS encoding SDR family NAD(P)-dependent oxidoreductase → MSRLNGKVAIITGAASGIGLSTVEIFAAEGATVIATDISEDARNRAVEAVTATGGKVLARTLDVSSPESWQRVVNGVVAERGTIDILVNNAGIAIPKGILEAELEDWNKVLAINATGTWLGMKNVLPIMQAAGRGSIVNVSSLAAITSGPADGCGAAYSASKGAVRSLTKHAAQWFAKDHIRVNSVHPGPIYTSLIQNYGITKEQAADPVNVTLPPHIGEASDVAYGILYLASDEAKFVTGEELIIDGGYATH, encoded by the coding sequence ATGTCACGACTGAACGGCAAAGTCGCCATCATCACCGGAGCGGCCAGCGGGATCGGCCTGTCCACCGTCGAGATCTTCGCGGCGGAAGGAGCGACGGTCATCGCCACTGACATCTCAGAGGACGCACGCAACCGCGCGGTCGAGGCTGTCACGGCCACCGGTGGAAAGGTCCTCGCCCGCACTCTGGACGTCAGTTCCCCGGAGTCTTGGCAGCGGGTTGTGAACGGCGTCGTCGCCGAACGGGGAACCATCGACATTCTCGTCAACAATGCCGGTATTGCTATCCCGAAGGGCATCCTCGAGGCCGAGCTGGAGGACTGGAACAAAGTCCTGGCAATCAATGCGACCGGCACATGGCTGGGAATGAAGAACGTCTTGCCTATTATGCAGGCAGCCGGACGGGGATCCATCGTGAATGTCTCGTCACTGGCCGCTATCACCTCAGGGCCTGCCGACGGCTGTGGCGCCGCCTACTCCGCATCCAAGGGCGCCGTCCGTTCCCTCACTAAACACGCCGCGCAGTGGTTCGCCAAAGACCACATCAGAGTCAACTCTGTCCACCCCGGTCCGATCTACACCAGTCTGATCCAGAACTATGGCATCACGAAGGAACAGGCGGCCGATCCCGTGAACGTGACACTCCCGCCCCACATCGGCGAGGCCTCCGACGTCGCCTACGGAATCCTTTACCTCGCCTCCGACGAAGCCAAGTTCGTTACCGGCGAAGAACTCATCATCGACGGCGGTTATGCCACCCACTAA
- a CDS encoding NADPH-dependent F420 reductase, which translates to MTTIGLIGSGNIGSGVARLAIAAGYEVVLSNSRSPETLAGLVADLGPRARAATPSEAAAAGDIVIVSIPLSAYPQVPVAELRGKTVIDTNNYYPDRDGHYPELDDESTTTAELLQAHLPESRVVKAFNNIYFPHLTNLARPSGDPERSVLAIAGDDAAAKAAVTEFLDAIGYDTLDAGVLSEGWRFQRDTPAYTRPYFSRTDPNLGRPVFRDELAARLAEAKRYRDVESA; encoded by the coding sequence ATGACGACCATTGGTTTGATCGGGAGCGGGAACATCGGAAGCGGTGTGGCACGCTTAGCCATAGCGGCCGGCTACGAGGTGGTGCTGAGTAACAGCCGGAGCCCCGAGACACTTGCAGGCCTTGTCGCCGACCTTGGACCCCGAGCGCGAGCGGCGACGCCTTCCGAGGCTGCCGCAGCCGGCGACATCGTGATCGTCTCCATTCCCCTGAGCGCCTATCCGCAGGTGCCGGTCGCTGAACTCCGCGGCAAAACGGTGATCGACACGAACAACTACTATCCCGATCGGGATGGCCACTACCCGGAGCTCGACGACGAGTCGACGACGACGGCCGAGCTGCTGCAGGCCCATCTGCCGGAATCACGTGTTGTCAAGGCCTTCAACAACATCTACTTCCCCCACCTCACGAACCTGGCCCGGCCATCGGGGGACCCGGAGCGCTCCGTCCTCGCCATTGCCGGAGACGATGCAGCCGCGAAAGCAGCGGTGACCGAGTTCCTCGACGCGATCGGGTACGACACCCTAGACGCGGGCGTTCTCTCGGAGGGGTGGCGGTTCCAACGTGACACTCCCGCATACACCCGCCCGTATTTCAGCAGAACCGACCCGAACCTCGGTCGTCCGGTCTTCCGTGACGAGCTGGCCGCACGGCTGGCCGAGGCTAAGCGGTACCGCGACGTCGAAAGCGCCTAG
- a CDS encoding NADPH-dependent F420 reductase, whose amino-acid sequence MKIAVIGAGAIGGNLARRLSEAGHDVVVADARGPEVVADEVLAAGARAVEVDAAVADRSVIVLAVPFSVQPDLADLLAAVSEETIVVDTSNYYPFMRGPVEAVDNGQVESEWSQEKLRRPVVKAWNAALAETQQTRGLPKGSPDRIAIPVAADSAEARATVMQLVDDTGFDPFDAGVIADSWRQHPGTPAYCTELGLEDLGKALAEAEKDKAPITRDRLMEYFGSLEKMPSLDETVAINRAAHN is encoded by the coding sequence ATGAAGATCGCTGTTATCGGTGCCGGAGCTATCGGCGGCAACCTCGCACGTCGTCTCAGCGAAGCTGGACACGATGTGGTCGTCGCTGACGCCCGTGGACCTGAAGTCGTCGCTGACGAAGTCCTCGCCGCAGGTGCGCGTGCCGTTGAGGTGGATGCCGCCGTTGCCGATCGCAGCGTGATCGTGCTGGCGGTCCCCTTCTCGGTGCAGCCGGATCTGGCCGATCTCCTGGCCGCTGTGTCTGAGGAAACGATCGTCGTCGACACATCGAATTATTATCCCTTCATGCGGGGCCCGGTCGAGGCTGTTGACAACGGTCAGGTCGAGAGCGAATGGAGCCAGGAAAAGCTCCGTCGGCCGGTAGTCAAGGCCTGGAATGCTGCTCTGGCGGAAACTCAGCAGACGCGGGGCCTGCCGAAGGGTTCCCCTGACCGCATCGCGATTCCGGTTGCGGCCGACTCCGCCGAGGCTCGCGCCACGGTCATGCAGCTCGTTGACGATACCGGCTTCGATCCCTTCGATGCAGGCGTGATCGCCGACTCGTGGCGTCAGCATCCGGGCACCCCGGCGTACTGCACGGAGCTGGGCCTTGAGGACCTCGGCAAGGCTCTTGCCGAGGCCGAGAAGGACAAGGCGCCGATCACGCGTGACCGTCTCATGGAGTACTTCGGCTCGCTCGAGAAAATGCCGTCGCTGGACGAAACCGTCGCGATCAACCGTGCAGCACACAACTAA
- a CDS encoding ArsR/SmtB family transcription factor: MASRLAHPLSIPAEDEFDLFEAMFALTDPVRRAIVHYIAQEPGTACSGSDFGVSKSALTRHWRVLRESGIIKQEVDGTRHRNWLRREELDRRFPGLMELVLREHEAGLRRAGQTGPGIH, from the coding sequence ATGGCAAGTCGCTTAGCGCACCCACTCTCAATCCCCGCCGAGGATGAATTCGACCTGTTTGAAGCGATGTTCGCACTGACTGATCCCGTCCGCCGTGCGATCGTTCACTACATCGCCCAGGAGCCCGGAACAGCGTGCAGCGGCTCTGACTTCGGAGTGTCGAAATCGGCGCTGACGAGGCACTGGCGGGTGCTCCGCGAGTCGGGGATCATCAAACAGGAAGTGGACGGCACCCGCCACCGTAACTGGCTTCGCCGCGAGGAGCTCGACCGTCGCTTCCCAGGCCTGATGGAACTGGTTCTGCGCGAGCACGAGGCGGGTCTTAGGCGAGCCGGCCAGACAGGCCCTGGGATCCACTGA
- a CDS encoding DUF4192 family protein, with protein MEKLTITTPSDVLSFISHTLGFWPQESLVCITMNQNSIGATLRIDLPRQPGQELPCARTGAHYLTSDTNASSVHFAVYTSETSQHGQPRPQAGTIAALTGVLAEQGITIRDGLFVREHTFSPYDGEPGTSLALPVSSTQTSAINAEFIYRGSFIEPTDRITLPSSNQAEAKAAAVEHHVNTIASQPTDTALQQGRRLWADMLHSKTFPTDEDCHALVANLQFPAIRDRLIADIPGVDEPMQQILFAQTDQAPKWSRMADRGCRRIKRGQTSSVIVYNRYC; from the coding sequence ATGGAAAAGCTCACGATCACAACACCATCAGATGTGCTCAGCTTCATCAGCCACACCCTGGGCTTCTGGCCGCAGGAAAGCTTGGTCTGCATCACCATGAACCAGAACAGCATCGGCGCGACCCTGCGCATCGATCTTCCCCGCCAACCCGGCCAGGAACTCCCCTGCGCACGAACCGGCGCCCACTACCTGACCAGCGACACTAATGCGTCATCCGTCCACTTCGCCGTCTACACCAGCGAAACCAGCCAGCACGGGCAGCCCAGACCCCAGGCAGGCACCATCGCCGCGCTCACCGGCGTGCTCGCCGAACAAGGCATCACCATCCGGGACGGACTCTTCGTCAGAGAACACACCTTCTCCCCCTACGACGGCGAACCCGGCACCAGCCTCGCCCTGCCCGTCAGCTCCACCCAAACCAGCGCAATCAACGCCGAATTCATCTACCGCGGCAGCTTCATCGAACCCACCGACCGGATCACTCTCCCGAGCAGCAACCAGGCAGAGGCCAAAGCTGCCGCCGTCGAACACCACGTGAACACCATCGCCTCCCAACCCACCGACACCGCACTCCAGCAAGGCCGGAGACTCTGGGCAGACATGCTCCACTCCAAGACCTTCCCGACAGATGAGGACTGCCATGCCCTCGTCGCGAACCTGCAATTCCCGGCAATCCGAGACCGGCTCATCGCAGACATCCCCGGAGTCGACGAACCCATGCAACAGATCCTGTTCGCCCAAACCGACCAGGCCCCCAAGTGGTCGCGCATGGCAGACCGAGGCTGTCGCCGGATCAAACGGGGACAAACCTCATCGGTTATCGTCTACAACCGCTACTGCTAA
- a CDS encoding LLM class flavin-dependent oxidoreductase, producing the protein MELGVYSFGDTQRNPDGSLRPTAEAISNLHEAIILADQVGLDYFGVGEHHTADMPASSPGAMVAAAAGATQQIILGSSVSVLSTDDPVRVFQQFATADAVSGGGRVEITAGRGSSAESYPLFGYERHDYDQLYAEKLDLLMTINNADDGARVSWAGTVRPALTDLAVVPRPVHGRLPLWLGTGGSAPSSARAGKLGLPVSYGIIGGTPSRFAPLAKLYRSSAAQAGHSGENIKISVGAFGLIAPTKKEAMERFYPGWHNLNIEMGKLRGWPAPEKSHFEALVEAPRPYYVGAPDEIAQRIVDLHGHLGHMRHFLQMDIGGLPHEHLLESITLLATEVKPRVERLLKNL; encoded by the coding sequence ATGGAACTCGGCGTCTACAGCTTCGGCGACACCCAGCGCAACCCCGACGGGAGCCTCCGCCCCACCGCGGAGGCAATCAGCAACCTGCACGAGGCCATCATCCTCGCCGACCAAGTCGGCCTGGACTACTTCGGCGTCGGCGAACACCACACCGCGGACATGCCGGCCTCCTCCCCCGGGGCCATGGTCGCCGCCGCCGCAGGAGCCACCCAGCAGATCATCCTCGGCAGCTCCGTAAGCGTACTCAGCACCGACGACCCGGTCCGGGTATTCCAGCAGTTCGCCACAGCCGACGCCGTCTCCGGCGGAGGCCGGGTCGAAATCACCGCCGGCCGCGGCTCCTCCGCCGAGTCCTACCCCCTGTTCGGGTATGAACGCCATGACTACGACCAGCTCTACGCAGAAAAGCTCGACCTGCTGATGACTATCAACAACGCCGACGACGGCGCCCGCGTCAGCTGGGCAGGGACGGTCCGGCCAGCCCTGACTGACCTCGCGGTGGTTCCCCGTCCCGTCCACGGCCGGCTGCCCCTCTGGCTGGGAACCGGCGGCAGCGCACCCTCCTCGGCCCGCGCGGGAAAGCTGGGCCTGCCCGTCTCCTACGGCATCATCGGCGGCACCCCGTCCAGGTTCGCACCCCTGGCCAAGCTGTACCGATCATCCGCCGCCCAGGCCGGGCACAGCGGAGAAAATATCAAGATCTCCGTGGGAGCCTTCGGCCTGATCGCTCCGACCAAGAAGGAAGCAATGGAACGCTTCTACCCCGGATGGCACAACCTCAACATCGAGATGGGCAAGCTCCGCGGCTGGCCCGCCCCCGAGAAAAGCCACTTCGAAGCGCTGGTAGAAGCGCCCCGGCCCTACTACGTCGGCGCCCCCGACGAAATCGCACAACGCATCGTCGACCTGCACGGACACCTCGGACACATGCGACACTTCCTGCAAATGGACATCGGCGGCCTGCCCCACGAACACCTCCTCGAATCAATCACCCTTCTGGCCACCGAGGTCAAACCACGAGTCGAACGCCTCCTGAAGAACCTGTAA
- a CDS encoding superoxide dismutase, with translation MNTYVLPELDYDYAALEPHISARIMELHHSKHHATYVAGANNALAQLAEARDKGDFTNINRLSKDLAFHTGGHINHSVFWKNLSPDGGDKPEGELAAAIDDAFGSFDAFLAQFSAAALGLQGSGWGFLAYEPIGGNLVIEQLYDQQGNTALGTTPLLMLDMWEHAFYLDYVNVKADYVKAFWNIVNWADVAKRFDAARANATGLILPAAAGSQA, from the coding sequence ATGAACACCTACGTACTGCCCGAACTTGACTACGACTACGCCGCGCTGGAGCCCCACATCTCGGCGCGGATCATGGAGCTGCACCACAGCAAGCACCACGCCACCTACGTCGCCGGCGCCAACAACGCCCTCGCCCAGCTGGCCGAGGCACGCGACAAGGGCGACTTCACCAACATCAACCGCCTCTCCAAGGACCTCGCGTTCCACACCGGCGGACACATCAACCACTCCGTGTTTTGGAAGAACCTGTCCCCAGATGGCGGCGACAAGCCTGAGGGCGAGCTCGCGGCCGCCATAGACGACGCCTTCGGCTCCTTCGACGCATTCCTTGCCCAGTTCTCCGCCGCCGCCCTCGGCCTGCAGGGCTCCGGATGGGGCTTCCTCGCCTACGAACCCATCGGCGGAAACCTCGTCATCGAACAGCTCTACGACCAGCAGGGCAACACCGCACTCGGCACCACCCCGCTGCTGATGCTGGACATGTGGGAACACGCCTTCTACCTGGACTACGTCAACGTCAAGGCCGACTACGTCAAGGCCTTCTGGAACATCGTCAACTGGGCCGACGTCGCCAAACGCTTCGACGCTGCCCGCGCCAACGCCACCGGCCTCATTCTGCCGGCCGCCGCCGGATCACAGGCCTAA